One region of Priestia megaterium genomic DNA includes:
- a CDS encoding hemolysin family protein, translating into METVNVILFIVLIILTAFFVATEFAVIRVRSTRIDQLIEEGNRNALAAKKVVSNLDGYLSATQLGITVTALGLGWIGEPTVGHLLEPLIDMLPFATSLSHVISFVLAFSIVTFLNVVAGELAPKTVAIQKAEQVTLLFSRPLILFSKLLYPFIWLLNHSARGVVGLFGLKPASENEVAHSEEELRIILSESYQSGEINQSEFKFMNNIFEFDNRTAKEIMVPRTEIVSVSADETIEEFLKMARVEQYTRYPVVIDGNKDQVVGLVNIKEILADYIKEDDIKPRPVQTYMKPIIQVIDSIAIYDLLLKIQRDRIHMAILIDEYGGTTGLVTVEDILEEIVGEIRDEFDDDEIPDVHKINENHYVLDAKVLIEEVNDLLGTTIEQEDVDTIGGWMLTEKFDLAKGDSIKNEGFSFKVIDIEHHHIKRIEITKEKSTDPS; encoded by the coding sequence TATTAATCATATTAACAGCCTTTTTTGTTGCAACGGAATTTGCCGTCATTAGGGTACGGTCGACTAGAATCGATCAGTTAATTGAAGAAGGAAACCGGAACGCTTTAGCAGCAAAAAAAGTAGTATCAAATTTAGATGGTTATCTTTCAGCCACACAGCTGGGCATTACGGTTACCGCATTGGGTCTAGGCTGGATAGGTGAACCTACTGTAGGTCATTTATTAGAGCCGCTTATTGACATGCTGCCTTTTGCTACATCACTTTCGCATGTCATATCTTTTGTTCTTGCTTTTTCGATTGTCACATTTTTAAATGTGGTAGCTGGAGAACTTGCGCCCAAAACGGTGGCGATTCAAAAAGCCGAACAAGTGACGCTGTTATTTTCCCGTCCTCTTATTCTTTTTTCTAAGTTACTTTATCCGTTTATTTGGCTTTTAAACCACTCAGCAAGAGGCGTTGTCGGATTATTCGGCCTGAAGCCAGCTTCTGAAAATGAAGTAGCTCATAGTGAAGAAGAACTTAGAATTATTTTATCTGAAAGCTATCAGAGCGGTGAAATTAATCAATCGGAATTTAAGTTCATGAATAATATCTTTGAATTTGATAATCGTACGGCTAAAGAAATCATGGTGCCTCGTACAGAAATTGTTAGCGTATCAGCAGATGAAACGATAGAAGAATTCTTAAAAATGGCTAGAGTAGAGCAATATACTCGCTATCCAGTAGTTATAGATGGAAACAAAGATCAAGTGGTGGGATTAGTTAATATTAAAGAAATATTAGCGGATTACATAAAAGAAGATGATATCAAACCACGTCCCGTGCAAACGTATATGAAACCCATCATTCAAGTCATTGATTCCATCGCCATTTACGACTTATTGCTTAAAATTCAAAGGGACAGAATTCACATGGCCATCTTAATAGACGAGTATGGAGGAACAACGGGGCTTGTAACGGTTGAAGACATTTTAGAAGAAATTGTTGGAGAAATTCGTGATGAATTTGATGATGATGAAATACCGGACGTACACAAAATTAATGAAAATCACTACGTACTAGATGCGAAGGTGTTGATTGAAGAAGTAAATGATTTACTCGGAACAACTATTGAACAAGAAGACGTTGATACCATTGGCGGCTGGATGCTGACCGAAAAGTTTGATCTTGCTAAAGGTGATAGCATCAAAAACGAAGGTTTTTCATTTAAAGTCATTGATATTGAACATCACCATATTAAACGAATCGAAATAACAAAGGAAAAAAGTACGGATCCCAGCTGA